TGATCAATCGAACAGGAACGTTTCGATCCCTGAGCTTTTTTAGCTGACCATCTAGTAGCCGCAATCCCGACATCTTTATGAAAGAAACAAGAATCTCAACTCGATCAGCGGTTGCAAGCTCTCTCTCGAGTTCTAGATCGATCCGGGGCTCACCTTTAGTGTTCGTGAATAGGGCAAGCTCACTAAGCGGGGTTAGAGGTCGAAGGCTCCTGAGCCTCTCCGCATTGAATAGGGGAGCTCCAGTGAACCAACGAAGTTCCTTGAAGGCTCCTTCTTGAGCCTCTGCTAATTCAAAATCAAGTGCCTCGGAAAGGGATGCGACAAGCAAATTGAACTCGCCAAGATTTTCCGCCTGTCCGAGTCTTCCCCTGACTAATTTGTCTACATACTGCGCAAAGAGACGCTTTTTTGCCTCAAGATCGGCAACTTCGATGACTCCAGCCTGATCTGACCCTAGGAGCTCGGCCTCATTAGCACTGAGAAGCTGCTCGTATAACCCGTCGCTGAAATGCTGTGAATTCCCCATCGATTTAGACTATCGAGACCCCAGGACACTCCAGCCTATGACGGGTCAAGATTGTCTTGACCCAATAGAAGCTGAACAGCGGGAAGGTCTGGTTTTGCCCATGAGATCGATGCGAGTTCACGTACCTCGAGCCATAAGAATGCATCATGGTCGGTGCTTTGGATACACGCTGAATCATCTATTTTGCAAAGCACGGTTTCGAGCCGAACGACAGTTGTACCCACCCTTGTATCTGAGATGTCTAGGGTTCGGAGCGGCCTGCAAACAATACCCATCTCCTCAAAAATTTCCCTGGCCAAAGCTGCATGGGGTTTCTCACCAGCCTCCACCTTCCCACCAGGAAATTCCCACTCTCCGGCCGCAGCCTTGTGTGGGGCCCGTCGACAGGCGAGCACCTTGGAATCTCGGACAATTACAGCAGCTACAACGTGCAGAGGATTTCGATCAGTCACCCTGCAAACGTACCAACTCTGTCAGCAGCAACTTGTAGCCTTGCCTTATGGAATTTGGCGAAATCATCAAGGAACTAAGAGAATTTGTGGCTGAGCGGGAATGGCAGCAATTTCACAGCCCAGAAAACCTCGCCAAGAGCATCTCTATCGAGGCAGCCGAACTATTGGAGCAATTCCAATGGGGAGAGCCGGATGACGAAACGAATGTGAACGATGAACTCGCCGATGTTCTGACCTACTGCTTACTGCTTGCCGACCACTACGGTTTGGCACCGGCTGAGCTCATCCACAACAAGCTTTCCAAAACGCGCATAAAGTACCCCGTTGAAAAAGCACGCGGCCGAAGCGATAAATATGACCGACTTTAAGATCGAGACGTTTCCGTTTGACCATGAAGCTATCACGACATGGGGGCTTGCAGACCCAGTCGGCATTGACTGGCCAGTCGTCTATACCTTGAGCGACCAGAAGCACATTTATGTTGGGGAAACTCTCAATGCAACTTCGCGTCTACATCAGCATCTGAAGACAGAGGGTAAACAAGGGCTTAGCCATGTGCAAATCATCTTGAATCCAAGATTCAACAAGTCGGCATGCCTCGACCTTGAGTCGCAACTCATTAAGCTTTTCGCTGCCGATGGCACACACAGGGTTCTCAACGCAAACTCGGGAATCACAGACGCAAATTACTTTGAGCGAGATAAGTACCGAGACTCTTTCAGCGAACTCTATGAAGCCTTGGTTCGAGATGGGCTGCTTTCAAGACCGATTCCGGAAATCGTCAACAGCAACTTGTTTAAGTTCTCACCCTTTAAAGCTCTGAATACTGAGCAGGCGTTAGTGGTGTCTGCAATTACCGAGAAGATCTTGGATCTGGTTGGCCCATCGGGCGGCGGTCAATTGATTGTTCAAGGCGATCCGGGGACAGGTAAGACAATCGTGGCAATTTACTTGATAAAGCTGCTTCGAGACATCGCACTATTTAAGGATGATGAGATTTCAGAACAGGAGTCAGTATTTTCAGAACTGTTCACCACTTCAAGTGCTGAGAAACTTAGAGGCCTGAAGATTGGCTTGGTCGTACCCCAGCAGGCGCTCCGTAAGACTCTTCAAACGGTGTTTGCGCAAACTCCAGGCCTCGATAAGGCAATGGTTCTCACTCCATTTGAAGCCGCTGACTCAGCAGACGATTTTGACCTACTAATCGTGGACGAAGCTCACC
This portion of the Rhodoluna limnophila genome encodes:
- a CDS encoding (deoxy)nucleoside triphosphate pyrophosphohydrolase, with the translated sequence MTDRNPLHVVAAVIVRDSKVLACRRAPHKAAAGEWEFPGGKVEAGEKPHAALAREIFEEMGIVCRPLRTLDISDTRVGTTVVRLETVLCKIDDSACIQSTDHDAFLWLEVRELASISWAKPDLPAVQLLLGQDNLDPS
- a CDS encoding nucleotide pyrophosphohydrolase: MEFGEIIKELREFVAEREWQQFHSPENLAKSISIEAAELLEQFQWGEPDDETNVNDELADVLTYCLLLADHYGLAPAELIHNKLSKTRIKYPVEKARGRSDKYDRL
- a CDS encoding DUF2075 domain-containing protein codes for the protein MTDFKIETFPFDHEAITTWGLADPVGIDWPVVYTLSDQKHIYVGETLNATSRLHQHLKTEGKQGLSHVQIILNPRFNKSACLDLESQLIKLFAADGTHRVLNANSGITDANYFERDKYRDSFSELYEALVRDGLLSRPIPEIVNSNLFKFSPFKALNTEQALVVSAITEKILDLVGPSGGGQLIVQGDPGTGKTIVAIYLIKLLRDIALFKDDEISEQESVFSELFTTSSAEKLRGLKIGLVVPQQALRKTLQTVFAQTPGLDKAMVLTPFEAADSADDFDLLIVDEAHRLGQRANQPSAAQNKKFSYLNEKLYGTDDPAITQLDWIKTKSRIQLLLLDTAQAIKPADLPLNTTQSLIDRAMAEESLFKLTSQMRVSGGKEYLEFVRALFADTPEAARDFSGYDLRFYSDAFRMRQDILALNEQHGLARLLAGFAWPWASKKDKEAIDIELNGMTLQWNQTVTDWVNSPTSHLEVGSIHTIQGYDLNYAGVILGNDIAYDAETKRVVFVRENYHDVKGRENNAARGIVYSDEDVRHWVLNIYRVLLTRGIKGTFIYVCDPALREHLSALFEPHQKF